The Thamnophis elegans isolate rThaEle1 chromosome 15, rThaEle1.pri, whole genome shotgun sequence genome includes a window with the following:
- the LRIT2 gene encoding leucine-rich repeat, immunoglobulin-like domain and transmembrane domain-containing protein 2 → MDLKCLEHLKELKELRIQGNRLRSVPWTAFRDTPALEILDLKCNKIDVLPEHALRYLSSLTYLDLSCNELTVISKEVFYNWPVYQKLQQLEKKAETASSTVLSLHDNPWICDCRLRGFVQFINSIGPPMVLINSYLVCANPKSRAGKYFHEVELNSCRRPSVTCSKPNITVFLGENSTLTCLVKANPSPKIWWNYPLKHLRGLNVSTAHMSEESFKSELVIPSAHLLDEGNYTCTAANFLGNASAITMLDILAPQLATSSYSSSIIDDKAYIDVHIAKQTVYGITLEWYTVSKNPEETWYTLYFGKYDEAKKDMVYIGPGINMYSINNLLPATKYEVCIGLRKQVPPKSQCIVFVTGSDISELEQRGQMIHIIVVICAMVLVVPAGMYLCTSEARCSCKEKCTSCCIKKWSTNIKDVPTKSKFDSLPGGSEEGLCRQDSSDDQTEQKEIKEKEEKPKKQKAEGQNSADLY, encoded by the exons ATGGATCTAAAATGTCTTGAGCACCTGAAGGAGCTGAAGGAGCTGAGAATTCAGGGGAACCGGTTGCGTTCAGTACCATGGACAGCGTTCCGAGATACACCAGCTTTAGAAATCCTTGATCTGAAATGCAACAAGATTGATGTCCTACCAGAACATGCTTTACGTTACCTTTCCAGCTTGACCTACTTAGACTTATCTTGCAATGAGCTTACTGTCATCTCCAAAGAAGTGTTCTATAATTGGCCTGTCTACCAAAAACTTCAGCAGctagagaagaaagcagagaCCGCTTCTAGTACCGTCTTGTCTTTGCATGATAACCCATGGATTTGTGACTGCCGCCTGCGAGGATTTGTCCAGTTCATCAATTCTATAGGCCCACCCATGGTCCTCATAAATTCCTATTTAGTATGTGCAAATCCTAAATCTAGGGCAGGAAAATACTTCCATGAAGTGGAGCTGAACAGCTGCAGGAGACCTTCTGTGACATGTTCCAAACCAAATATTACGGTGTTTCTTGGAGAAAATTCAACATTGACTTGTTTGGTAAAAGCTAATCCTTCGCCAAAAATTTGGTGGAACTATCCATTAAAACACTTACGTGGGCTTAATG tTTCTACTGCTCACATGAGTGAAGAGTCTTTCAAATCAGAACTGGTGATTCCTTCAGCCCATCTTTTGGATGAGGGGAATTATACATGTACAGCTGCCAACTTCCTTGGCAACGCCTCGGCTATCACAATGCTGGACATTCTGGCTCCTCAACTAGCAACATCCTCTTATTCTTCCTCCATCATAGATGACAAGGCCTACATCGATGTGCATATTGCCAAGCAGACAGTCTATGGGATTACTCTGGAATGGTATACCGTATCTAAAAATCCAGAGGAAACCTGGTATACCCTCTATTTTGGCAAATACGATGAGGCTAAGAAAGACATGGTTTACATTGGGCCTGGGATCAACATGTACTCCATTAATAATTTGCTCCCTGCTACCAAGTACGAAGTGTGCATAGGTCTGAGGAAGCAGGTGCCCCCAAAGAGCCAGTGTATTGTGTTTGTGACAGGAAGTGATATCAGTGAATTGGAACAGAGAGGGCAGATGATCCATATCATTGTTGTTATATGTGCCATGGTGTTGGTGGTCCCTGCTGGGATGTACCTATGCACCTCGGAGGCCAGGTGCAGCTGCAAAGAGAAATGCACCAGCTGCTGTATCAAGAAATGGAGCACAAACATCAAAGATGTGCCTACAAAGAGCAAATTTGATAGTTTGCCAGGAGGCAGTGAAGAAGGACTGTGTCGCCAAGACTCCAGTGATGACCAGACAGAACAGAAGGAAatcaaggagaaggaggagaaaccaAAGAAGCAGAAGGCAGAGGGTCAAAACAGTGCTGATCTCTATTAG